The DNA segment AGCAGATTCGTTTGTTAAAAAAGAGATTACCCGGAATCATTTTAACAGACTTACAGCGGGCATGTTTCTTCATGATCTTGGAATGACTAAAATACCTGCTTTCATTCGCGAAAAACCGAAACCGTTGACTACGGATGAGCGTAACAAAATAGATAAGCACCCTTTGATCGGTTATGAAATGTTGAGTAAGTTGGATCTTAAATATAAAGAAATTGAAGCTTGTGTAATTGAACATCATGAGCGCTTGAACGGAAAAGGATATCCTCAGAAAAAATCAGGGAAAGATATAACCCAGCTTGGCAGAATTTGCGCTGCGGTGGATTCTTATTGTTCCATGATTACCATCAGGCCGTATACAGAGGCTATTGAGCCGGTTAAAGCTGCCTCGATGATTTCTCAGGATGCCAAATATGATCCTGAAGTCACTAAGTACATTCAAGCATGGGCTTTGACTGTAAAAAAGTAATTCAGTTGAAAAGAATTAGGCGTATAACAGAACAGCCCGCAATCTTAGATTGCGGGCTGTTTTTTTTTGAGGGCTGATAAATTATTAAAACTGTGTGACTAGATCTCGTGTTAATTCACGGTATACGTCACTTATCAGGACGACACCTATTATGCTTCCGCCTTCCTGCACCAATGCCCATGAGCGATGTTTTTTGCGGAATATTTCCAGCACAACAAGCATAGGGTCTGTCGGTTTAAGGATGGGGATATCTGTTTCAATGTGATCATCAAGTGTGCTGTGACAGCAGGCTGTTCCAGCTCTTTTGAATGCCCGGTCCCAGTCTGTGTCTTCATTCAGGCGCAGATCTTCATCTTTGAGGACTTTATCTTCCACTGCCTTGAGCATGGTCCATATGGATGCAACTCCTCGAAGCGAACCCTTTTTAGTTTTGACCACGACGATATTATTATCAGGGGCAGTTTTCATACTGTCCCGGAGAAGCCTTATTGTTTCGGCAAGACTTGCTGATTCATCAATAGTAGCAAAATCTTCGCGCATCATGTCCCAGGCTCTTTTTCTCAGCAGCATCAGCATCTCCTTCGCAAAGCTGTTGTTATTTATGTGAAAAACGTACAGGTCTCAGTAAATATGAGCAAGCATTCATTTGCTTTTTCCTACTGGCAATAAGTTAAAGCATATACTGGCCCTTTTCGTAAAGAGTAAGGGGTATAAAAGAAATCCTTTTGCTGTAGATTCTTAAAAGTAAATTTAATCGAAATCAGCAAGCAGCGGGCCTACATGAATGCCTGCAACTACCGGGTTTTCCATGTAGTTTTGACTTATTCTCCAGTATGCCTGCTGCAAAGATGCTGAAGTTATTCCGTTTTGCAGGGAATTATATGCTTCCATGAATGCTGACAGATGATCACAAAGTTTGAGAAGTTCACCGTCTCGGGGGTCATAGCAGTCGTCATTGTAACGGGAATCGAGTTCTTCTGTTGTGACCTTTTTTGCAAAACCGCCGATTATTGCAGCTGACTGGAATTCAGATCCCGTTTCTGACCCAAGGAAATATCCTAATCTTGAAGCGATGGATTCATAGCCGTTATCAATAAGTGGTTTCATAATCTTGCTTTCAAGTTCCTGATCTTCATACTCTTTGATTAAATCACCTATGGTAGGATCTGCTTTTTTTACAGGCGATATAATATCGCGGGTAAGTAGTTCCGGCAGGTCATGAAATAGTCCTGTGAAAAAATTGTTCTGCCGTCTTGCGGGACATGCTCCGATTTCAAGACTGAAAAACCATGCATAGGTCGCGACAATATAAACATGTCCAAGAACAGACGTCTCAGGAATTCTAGGAGTTTGAGACCACCTTGTTTGAAATCTAAGCCGTCCGCAAAGGTCAGCAAATCTGCCCAGAGCCGTTGATTCAGAATTAAGTAGTTCCTGAGTTCCTTTAAGGTCTGAATAGCTTTCAAGGCGAGATCTGAAACTTTCCTCGATTTCGAGGAGTTCATCGTCAGGCTGGTTAAGGTGCTTGAGAAGTTTGAATTCTGAGTAGCTTGCGTACATGTGTGATGCTGCTAAAATTCTGGCAGAAAGAGATTTGTCATCAGGATTCAAGTGAAATTTTTTGAGTTTTTCCCAGAATTCTAGTCCAAGAGGCATCAAGCGTGGGCGTAGTTGTTTCAGCACCCACTCGGACAGTTTGCGGTAGTGTTCCGGGTTTTCTTTGATACGGTAGAATACAGGAGGTTTAATATCTGTAATTACCATTCTGAACAGGTATTCGAAGATTCCACCTTCAACAATTTCGTTTCCAAGCTTAATTTTCTCGCGCTGGTCCATGTGCTCACTGTTTAGAGTGAAAAGAATCCATGCTGCAATCATTTTGTGGGCCTGTTTATCCACTTCCACCAGTTCCATCGGGCGAAGTTTGTCATTCCAGCGTTTCATAAATGAGCCGGAAAAAATGAGTTGGAGCAGGCTTTTTCGTATATTGGGCATATTAGACCTCGTGAATTAATGAGTCTGATTAATTGGTTTTAACGTAGGCTTCAGGTTTGATAACAGCACGTTTAGGACCGACTGGAATTTTTAAATACGGGCACGCGGAATTTTGCGGAACATATTGCTGCATCTCCGGTTGCGTGGAGCAAATGTCTTTCATTTCGCTTAGGAGGTATGCCGCAGGAGATTCAATTAATTTACGGTTTACTTTCAGAGGTTTGCAGAAAACTTCTCCCCAGTTTGTATTGTATAAAAGGCAAACTTCTTTAACCGCATTCGTTTCTCTTGGGATAGATAAATTAACAATAAAAAAAGCTTTTAACATGCGTTCAGGATTAAGAGTCTCCTCAATAGGAGTGTCGAATATAGACTTCGGGGGAAAGAACTTTTTAATATCTGTAAATAATTTTCTGATATCCCGTTCTCTAACAGGAGATGAACTGAGGTCTGTTTTTATTTTTATGTTGCTGTCGTATAGTCCGTTCAGCACCAGCCAAGCAAGTATGGAGGGGAGTTTAGGGCTGGATTTAATTTCAGTTAAAATATTCCTAGCACCTGATTCATCGGGATATTCTCCATTTAAAACCCATTTTTTAGGATTAGGGCGGGAGGCTAGAATACTTTTGAAAAAGTGAGTTTTAGGGCCCGGTAGACAAAGTCTGTTAATTTTGAATTGGCGTTGTGTATAGTTCGCAGCAATTTTCCGGCCGAGTTTTGTGAGGTCTTCGGGCGTGATGGAAACCCCGGCAAACCTATTCTGTTCTTTCCTGATTTTCTGATATGTATTGATCATGAAAAGGTTAATTTTTTCACCGAGAGTGAGTACAGATTTAAAATCAGTAAGGTCCACAAAGGCTTGCTTGTCAGAATCAATACTTTGTCTGGAAATATTTTCTGTAAATTCGATCAGATCTTTTTCTTCCGGACGTTCAGGAGTTTTATTTGTGTATTTTTCTCCGAGCAGACCGCATTTAAGCCGTAAAGCCATTCCTGTCAGCCATCCGTTTTCGAATTCCCCCTGCCTGTTATAAAAAACAGCAAGTTCCCGGTACATCAACATATAAGGGTCAACGCGAATAAGTTCACGCTGTCCTTCAAGAATGTTTTTCTTAATTGTTTCGCATAGCAGAGGTGCTCTGGTTCCCGAAGTATATCGTTCAAGCAGACCGAATTTCATGATGGATTTGAAAGGACTTTTAACTCCTTTTACAATCTGCCACAGAGATGCTCCGAAAAATTCTTCGCCGGGGATACGAGGCACATTGCCAAGATCCACAGCAAAATTTTGCCCTTTGAGAACCGCGACCCGTTTC comes from the Maridesulfovibrio ferrireducens genome and includes:
- a CDS encoding CBS domain-containing protein gives rise to the protein MLLRKRAWDMMREDFATIDESASLAETIRLLRDSMKTAPDNNIVVVKTKKGSLRGVASIWTMLKAVEDKVLKDEDLRLNEDTDWDRAFKRAGTACCHSTLDDHIETDIPILKPTDPMLVVLEIFRKKHRSWALVQEGGSIIGVVLISDVYRELTRDLVTQF
- a CDS encoding HD domain-containing protein → MPNIRKSLLQLIFSGSFMKRWNDKLRPMELVEVDKQAHKMIAAWILFTLNSEHMDQREKIKLGNEIVEGGIFEYLFRMVITDIKPPVFYRIKENPEHYRKLSEWVLKQLRPRLMPLGLEFWEKLKKFHLNPDDKSLSARILAASHMYASYSEFKLLKHLNQPDDELLEIEESFRSRLESYSDLKGTQELLNSESTALGRFADLCGRLRFQTRWSQTPRIPETSVLGHVYIVATYAWFFSLEIGACPARRQNNFFTGLFHDLPELLTRDIISPVKKADPTIGDLIKEYEDQELESKIMKPLIDNGYESIASRLGYFLGSETGSEFQSAAIIGGFAKKVTTEELDSRYNDDCYDPRDGELLKLCDHLSAFMEAYNSLQNGITSASLQQAYWRISQNYMENPVVAGIHVGPLLADFD